A genomic region of Limnohabitans curvus contains the following coding sequences:
- a CDS encoding transglutaminase family protein has protein sequence MLLYITHTTTYHYVPQVNTAQHMAHLLPRSDAAQTVQHAELHITPTPAATSTHVDVFGNNRTFFSLPVVHDTLSITAKSTVDTHFIPYPPEQALTTPAWENVREHFVYHSGAAWDAATEYVFASPYVQPHPDFAEYARASFIPARPVLEAACDLMTRIHQEFTYETASTDINTPALEALKSRKGVCQDFAHILIGCLRTQGLAARYVSGYLVTEVPEGQTRLIGSDASHAWVSVYVPDVLDDAAETAKTGALATHGQWFDLDPTNNRWGLSSPGIDYVTLAIGRDYADVSPVRGVIHGGASHTLEVAVTVQPASELMVTSGQTQSQSQLQSQGQTQTQSQGASQGQSQSQSEAR, from the coding sequence ATGCTGCTGTACATCACCCACACCACCACCTACCACTATGTGCCGCAGGTCAACACCGCGCAGCACATGGCGCATTTGTTGCCGCGCAGCGATGCTGCACAAACGGTGCAACACGCCGAGCTGCACATCACACCCACACCAGCAGCCACCAGCACGCATGTGGATGTGTTTGGCAACAACCGCACCTTCTTCTCGCTGCCCGTGGTGCACGACACACTCAGCATCACGGCCAAGAGCACGGTCGACACCCACTTCATCCCCTACCCACCCGAGCAAGCGCTGACCACGCCAGCTTGGGAAAACGTGCGCGAACACTTTGTGTATCACTCAGGTGCTGCGTGGGACGCGGCTACCGAATACGTGTTTGCCTCGCCCTATGTGCAGCCACACCCCGACTTTGCCGAATACGCACGTGCCAGCTTCATCCCAGCCCGCCCCGTGCTGGAGGCAGCGTGCGATTTGATGACGCGCATTCACCAAGAGTTCACCTACGAGACGGCCAGCACCGACATCAACACGCCTGCCCTCGAAGCCCTCAAAAGCCGCAAAGGTGTGTGCCAAGACTTTGCGCACATCCTCATCGGTTGCTTGCGCACACAAGGTTTGGCGGCACGTTATGTGAGCGGCTATTTGGTGACCGAAGTGCCAGAAGGCCAAACGCGTTTGATTGGCAGCGACGCCTCACACGCCTGGGTATCGGTCTATGTGCCAGACGTATTGGACGATGCCGCTGAAACCGCCAAGACCGGTGCACTTGCCACCCACGGCCAATGGTTTGACCTTGACCCCACCAACAACCGCTGGGGCTTAAGCTCACCCGGTATCGACTACGTGACCTTGGCCATTGGCCGCGACTACGCGGATGTATCGCCTGTGCGCGGCGTGATTCATGGTGGGGCTAGCCACACCCTGGAAGTGGCCGTGACTGTGCAGCCGGCTTCTGAGTTGATGGTGACATCTGGACAAACGCAATCGCAATCTCAGTTGCAATCACAAGGGCAAACGCAGACGCAGTCCCAAGGGGCATCGCAAGGCCAATCACAAAGCCAAAGCGAAGCACGCTGA
- a CDS encoding RidA family protein produces the protein MSVYDKLQALNITLPPVAVPAAAYVPFVQTGNLVFLSGHIAKQDGKVWTGQLGKTMQTAEGAQAARAVAVDLLGTLHAAVGDLNKVKRIVKVMSLVNSSPDYTEHHLVTNGCSELIGQVFGDKGAHARSAFGVAQLPLGACVEIELIAELA, from the coding sequence ATGAGCGTTTACGACAAACTCCAAGCCCTGAACATCACCCTGCCCCCCGTGGCTGTGCCCGCTGCGGCCTATGTGCCATTTGTGCAAACAGGCAACTTGGTGTTTTTGAGCGGCCACATCGCCAAACAAGACGGCAAAGTGTGGACCGGCCAACTGGGCAAGACCATGCAAACCGCTGAAGGCGCACAAGCCGCACGCGCAGTGGCAGTGGATTTGTTGGGCACGCTCCACGCCGCGGTGGGTGACCTGAACAAAGTCAAGCGCATCGTCAAAGTGATGAGCTTGGTCAACTCCAGCCCCGACTACACCGAGCACCACTTGGTCACCAACGGTTGCAGCGAACTCATTGGCCAAGTGTTTGGCGACAAGGGCGCGCACGCACGCAGCGCATTTGGCGTGGCGCAATTGCCTTTGGGTGCTTGCGTGGAAATTGAGTTGATTGCTGAGCTCGCCTAA
- a CDS encoding TolC family protein, giving the protein MKRFVTSDVVAFAVACTCVLTLGAAQAQQPAVSATTAASSAASSASASTVTSPLLPYLPAEAAVKDALLSSPLMQAARSKKEAGTARAKGIDSGTAEFTLRSTSQRRRDVAAGTQLHESMVSIERPVRFWGKRGMDADLATQTQAFADIEYADAMHEGARELMRFWFAYLRALADQKNAMTTFDLAAKMQRLTQSQLKQGEISQLDAELANAELERITAARSVADAQLASSASAFTRRYAGMVLPTHMPASLRLDASTSLPALTETMAAMRQEFLDKNHELNMMRVDAQRLRLAADRASRDRLPDPTLGVFSGRERAGAETISGVMFSMPFPSASRFHHATALVADAQTASDNVRLAEQQLGAMFDSMWIQFQHKRTAADNLKSAAQRQALAAEKSVKAYTLGEGSLSDVLLIARMASDNLNAAERMQLEVVELLALIRLDLHQIWDFDE; this is encoded by the coding sequence ATGAAACGTTTTGTGACATCTGATGTCGTGGCCTTTGCTGTGGCTTGCACTTGTGTTTTGACGCTTGGGGCAGCGCAGGCGCAGCAGCCTGCTGTTTCTGCAACAACAGCAGCATCTTCTGCTGCTTCATCAGCTTCAGCCTCGACGGTGACATCACCGCTCTTGCCTTATCTCCCCGCTGAAGCTGCGGTGAAAGACGCCTTGCTCAGCAGCCCCTTGATGCAAGCCGCTCGCTCTAAAAAAGAAGCAGGCACAGCACGCGCCAAAGGCATTGACTCAGGCACCGCCGAGTTCACCTTGCGCAGCACTTCGCAACGCCGCCGTGATGTGGCTGCAGGGACACAGCTGCACGAGTCAATGGTGAGCATCGAGCGCCCCGTGCGCTTTTGGGGCAAGCGCGGCATGGACGCCGACCTCGCCACACAAACCCAAGCCTTTGCCGACATCGAATACGCCGATGCCATGCACGAAGGCGCGCGCGAGTTGATGCGTTTTTGGTTTGCTTATTTGCGCGCATTGGCCGATCAAAAAAATGCAATGACCACCTTTGACTTGGCCGCCAAGATGCAGCGCCTCACGCAAAGCCAACTCAAGCAAGGTGAAATTTCCCAGCTCGACGCCGAGCTGGCCAATGCCGAGTTGGAGCGCATCACCGCCGCACGTTCGGTGGCCGATGCGCAGTTGGCCTCTAGTGCTTCGGCTTTCACGCGTCGCTATGCGGGCATGGTGTTGCCCACACACATGCCTGCTTCTTTGCGATTAGACGCATCGACCAGCTTGCCTGCCCTGACTGAAACCATGGCCGCCATGCGTCAAGAGTTTTTAGACAAAAACCACGAGCTCAACATGATGCGTGTGGACGCGCAACGCTTGCGCCTCGCCGCTGACCGTGCCTCGCGTGACCGATTGCCTGACCCCACATTGGGTGTGTTCAGCGGGCGCGAGCGGGCAGGGGCTGAAACCATTTCGGGGGTGATGTTCTCGATGCCATTCCCCAGTGCCTCTCGCTTTCATCATGCGACGGCGCTGGTGGCCGATGCGCAAACGGCCAGCGACAACGTGCGTCTGGCCGAGCAACAACTGGGCGCCATGTTTGACAGCATGTGGATTCAGTTTCAGCACAAACGCACAGCTGCTGACAACTTGAAATCTGCCGCCCAACGCCAAGCCTTGGCCGCAGAAAAATCGGTCAAGGCCTACACCTTGGGTGAGGGCAGTTTGTCGGATGTGTTACTGATTGCACGAATGGCCAGCGACAACCTCAATGCCGCTGAACGCATGCAGCTAGAGGTGGTGGAGTTGCTGGCGTTGATTCGTCTAGATCTGCATCAAATCTGGGACTTTGACGAGTAA
- a CDS encoding efflux RND transporter permease subunit, whose protein sequence is MFEHLIRLSLRFRSLTLACAGVLFIAGTYAWLNLPIDAFPDISPTQAKVILKIPGMTPEEVEQRVVKPIEQELLSIPNKRIVRSISKYGIADITIDFDEGVDLYWARQQVSERLGSVMRDLPASVSGGLAPITTPLSEVYMFTLEGDFGLAEKRRVLDWVIRPELRTIPGVAEVNSLGGEVQTFEVIPNTAKMAAMGVSMTDLRQALLANNSNDGAGRLTAGEEALVVRVEGAVKTLDDLRAVRLATTRNTKVQLDDVATVTHGALTRYGAVTHDGQGEAVEGLVLGMRGVNARQLVNAVDAKLAEMAPRLPKGMTVKTFYNRGELVTRAADTVIRALIEAAVLVCITLYVFLGGMRAAVVVAVALPLSLLSTFMLMRMFGLTANLMSLGGLAIALGMLVDAAVVVVENIETAFASHPKGHALSKTEILLSAVRQVVKPVASGVLIICVVFLPLLSLEGLEGKLFAPVAVTIIMALASSLLLAFSVIPALASMVLKEEGAHEPVVMQKIHAAYLRLRERVWAKPQWLYGVSLASLVVAAVLYSFIGKTFMPTLDEGDILVQLQKLPSISLEASLEIDTRVQQAILENVPEVKSIVARAGSDELGLDPMGLNETDTFLVLKPKSEWRGNKDDIVDALRVVLDGFPGLVYGFTQPIEMRVSEMLTGTRGDVAIKIFGTDLGSLNDAAHQIADAVRTIPGAAEVIAPKAEGLQYVSVNLNRTTMGQAGFSVEALQQAFKNQVEGESLGYVLQDGVRMPLTLRGNEATRQSPEAFKNLQLAAPDGRVWAASALADIRLVDGPIRVDHEQSARFTSIQVSVDGRDLTGFVGDAQKAVAALKLPSDVRIVWGGQFENQQRAAARLGLVIPAAMVLIFTILVFTFGSAIQAGIIFLNIPFALVGGVVALAVSGEYLSVPASVGFIALLGIAVLNGVVMVTHFNERLLDGEAIDVVVRLGTERRLRPVLMTAVITALGMIPLLFATGPGSEIQRPLAIVVTGGLLSSTLLTLLLLPKLFERFGGLESVPWHALTRFLPWRKS, encoded by the coding sequence ATGTTTGAACACCTCATCCGTCTGAGTCTGCGTTTTCGCAGCCTCACGCTGGCGTGTGCTGGCGTGCTGTTCATCGCAGGCACATACGCCTGGCTCAATTTGCCGATTGACGCCTTTCCCGATATCTCGCCCACGCAGGCCAAGGTCATTCTCAAAATTCCGGGCATGACGCCCGAAGAGGTCGAGCAGCGCGTGGTCAAGCCCATCGAGCAAGAGCTGCTGAGCATTCCCAACAAACGCATCGTGCGTTCCATTTCCAAGTACGGCATTGCCGACATCACCATCGACTTTGACGAAGGTGTGGATTTGTATTGGGCGCGCCAACAAGTTTCTGAGCGTTTGGGCTCGGTCATGCGCGATTTGCCCGCCAGCGTGAGCGGTGGCTTGGCCCCCATCACCACGCCGCTGAGCGAGGTGTACATGTTCACACTTGAAGGTGACTTCGGCTTGGCTGAAAAACGCCGCGTGCTCGACTGGGTGATTCGCCCCGAGCTGCGCACCATCCCCGGTGTGGCCGAAGTCAACTCGCTCGGTGGTGAAGTGCAAACCTTTGAGGTCATTCCCAACACCGCCAAGATGGCGGCCATGGGTGTGAGCATGACCGACTTGCGACAAGCCTTGCTCGCCAACAACAGCAACGATGGCGCAGGCCGCTTGACGGCTGGCGAAGAGGCCTTGGTGGTGCGCGTAGAAGGCGCGGTCAAAACGCTGGACGATTTACGTGCTGTGCGTTTGGCCACCACGCGCAACACGAAGGTGCAGCTTGACGATGTGGCCACCGTCACGCACGGTGCACTCACACGCTACGGCGCAGTCACGCACGATGGCCAAGGCGAAGCGGTCGAAGGCTTGGTGTTGGGCATGCGCGGTGTGAATGCCCGCCAGTTGGTGAATGCGGTCGATGCCAAGTTGGCCGAGATGGCGCCGCGCTTGCCCAAAGGCATGACGGTGAAAACTTTTTACAACCGAGGTGAGTTGGTCACGCGAGCCGCAGACACGGTGATTCGCGCTTTGATTGAAGCGGCTGTCTTGGTGTGCATCACCTTGTATGTGTTCTTGGGCGGCATGCGTGCTGCGGTGGTGGTGGCTGTGGCATTGCCCTTGTCATTGCTGAGCACCTTCATGCTCATGCGCATGTTTGGTTTGACCGCCAACTTGATGAGCTTGGGCGGCTTGGCCATTGCGCTGGGCATGTTGGTGGACGCAGCGGTGGTGGTGGTGGAAAACATCGAAACCGCGTTTGCCTCGCACCCAAAGGGTCACGCCCTGTCGAAGACCGAAATTTTGCTGAGCGCGGTGCGTCAGGTGGTCAAACCCGTGGCGTCTGGCGTGCTGATTATTTGCGTGGTGTTCTTGCCATTGCTCAGCCTTGAAGGCTTGGAGGGCAAGCTGTTTGCGCCTGTGGCGGTGACCATCATCATGGCCTTGGCGTCTTCGCTGCTGTTGGCCTTCAGTGTGATTCCGGCCTTGGCCTCGATGGTGCTGAAAGAAGAGGGCGCGCACGAGCCGGTGGTGATGCAAAAAATCCATGCTGCGTATTTGCGTTTGCGTGAACGTGTGTGGGCCAAGCCGCAGTGGTTGTATGGCGTGTCTCTTGCCTCGTTGGTCGTGGCCGCCGTGCTGTACAGCTTCATTGGCAAAACCTTCATGCCTACTTTGGACGAAGGCGACATCTTGGTGCAGTTGCAAAAGCTGCCTTCGATTTCTCTGGAGGCTTCGCTAGAGATTGACACCCGCGTGCAGCAAGCCATTTTGGAAAATGTGCCCGAGGTCAAATCCATCGTCGCCCGTGCTGGCTCAGATGAATTAGGTCTGGACCCGATGGGCCTGAACGAGACCGACACCTTCTTGGTGCTCAAACCCAAAAGCGAATGGCGCGGCAACAAAGACGACATCGTCGATGCGCTGCGTGTGGTGCTGGATGGTTTTCCGGGCTTGGTCTACGGCTTCACGCAACCCATTGAAATGCGCGTGTCTGAAATGCTCACCGGCACACGCGGCGATGTGGCCATCAAAATTTTTGGCACAGACCTCGGCAGCTTGAACGACGCTGCCCATCAAATTGCCGATGCCGTGCGCACCATCCCTGGCGCAGCCGAGGTGATTGCGCCCAAGGCCGAAGGCTTGCAATACGTATCGGTCAATTTGAACCGCACGACCATGGGCCAAGCCGGGTTCAGTGTGGAGGCCTTGCAGCAAGCGTTCAAAAACCAAGTGGAAGGCGAGTCGCTTGGCTACGTGCTGCAAGACGGTGTGCGCATGCCGCTCACCTTGCGCGGCAACGAGGCCACGCGCCAAAGCCCCGAAGCGTTTAAAAACTTGCAGCTCGCCGCACCCGATGGTCGCGTGTGGGCCGCGAGTGCCTTGGCTGACATCCGCTTGGTCGATGGCCCCATTCGTGTGGACCACGAGCAAAGCGCGCGCTTCACCAGTATTCAGGTGTCGGTGGATGGTCGCGATTTGACGGGCTTTGTGGGCGATGCCCAAAAGGCAGTGGCCGCTTTGAAGCTACCCAGCGATGTGCGCATTGTGTGGGGCGGCCAGTTTGAAAATCAGCAACGTGCGGCGGCGCGTTTGGGTTTGGTCATTCCTGCGGCCATGGTGCTCATCTTCACCATCTTGGTGTTCACCTTTGGTTCGGCCATTCAAGCCGGCATCATCTTTTTGAATATCCCGTTTGCGTTGGTGGGCGGTGTGGTCGCACTCGCGGTCTCGGGCGAGTATTTGTCCGTGCCTGCATCGGTGGGCTTCATCGCGTTGTTGGGCATTGCCGTGCTCAATGGTGTGGTGATGGTCACGCACTTCAACGAACGTTTGCTCGATGGCGAGGCGATTGATGTGGTGGTACGCCTAGGCACCGAGCGCCGTTTGCGCCCTGTGTTGATGACAGCGGTCATTACTGCGTTGGGCATGATTCCGCTGTTGTTTGCCACTGGGCCTGGGTCAGAAATTCAACGGCCCTTGGCCATTGTGGTGACGGGCGGTTTGCTCAGCTCCACCTTGCTGACCTTGCTGTTGTTGCCCAAATTATTTGAACGCTTTGGTGGGCTAGAGAGCGTGCCGTGGCATGCGCTCACGCGCTTCTTGCCTTGGAGAAAATCATGA
- a CDS encoding efflux RND transporter periplasmic adaptor subunit, protein MFTFFKFFVRGAFVWALSAWVLGALAQVAPAQSTASSPLLLSLNAKQQASLGVQVATVQASTGGQLLASATVVMPPGKEFTVSAPYAGQVSRLLVGVGDTVKAGAALAHFTSPMLGDARRLLNEASLDYKNASAAAQRDQAMFDEGIIPAVRLQLSRSKQEAAQAQLHAREAELTAAGMRFDANTGYATGTLKAPLSGTVSEAFVAVGQRVEAGAMLFKLADSSQLQLDVQLSSDKAAQLQVGDEVSIASRNAKAKIIGVSRAVDASQLARARATVTSRGSLQAGELVSVTVHAKGKAGFAKPDTQWLVPARAVTQWRGKPWLFVANDKGFEAQTVNVISSTDDLSLVEAALPAGSKVAVTGIASLRALLQKDE, encoded by the coding sequence ATGTTCACTTTTTTCAAGTTTTTTGTTCGTGGTGCTTTTGTGTGGGCGCTGTCTGCATGGGTGTTGGGTGCGTTGGCGCAGGTTGCACCGGCTCAATCTACGGCCAGTTCGCCTTTGTTGTTGTCTCTGAACGCCAAGCAACAAGCCAGCCTCGGTGTGCAAGTGGCAACGGTGCAGGCGTCTACAGGCGGGCAGTTGCTGGCCAGCGCCACGGTGGTCATGCCGCCAGGCAAAGAATTCACGGTGTCTGCGCCGTATGCCGGTCAAGTGTCTCGTTTGTTGGTGGGTGTGGGTGACACGGTCAAAGCCGGTGCTGCCTTGGCGCATTTCACCAGCCCCATGTTGGGGGACGCACGTCGCTTGTTGAATGAAGCCTCGTTGGATTACAAAAATGCCTCAGCTGCTGCGCAGCGCGACCAAGCCATGTTTGACGAAGGCATCATCCCTGCCGTGCGTTTGCAGTTGAGCCGCTCCAAACAAGAAGCGGCGCAAGCGCAGTTGCATGCGCGTGAGGCCGAGTTGACAGCCGCAGGCATGCGCTTTGATGCCAACACCGGTTACGCCACGGGCACGCTCAAAGCGCCGTTGTCGGGCACGGTATCCGAGGCCTTTGTCGCCGTGGGCCAACGTGTGGAGGCGGGCGCAATGTTGTTCAAACTCGCGGATAGCTCGCAGTTGCAGCTCGACGTGCAGCTCTCGTCCGACAAAGCCGCGCAGCTGCAAGTGGGCGACGAGGTGAGCATTGCTTCGCGCAATGCCAAAGCCAAAATTATTGGTGTGAGCCGCGCGGTGGATGCCAGTCAGTTGGCCCGCGCACGCGCCACAGTGACGAGTCGTGGCAGCTTGCAAGCGGGTGAGTTGGTGTCGGTCACCGTGCATGCCAAAGGCAAAGCCGGCTTCGCCAAGCCCGATACGCAATGGCTGGTGCCTGCACGTGCCGTCACGCAATGGCGTGGCAAGCCTTGGTTGTTTGTGGCGAATGACAAAGGCTTTGAAGCGCAAACGGTGAACGTGATTTCTTCCACCGATGACTTGTCGTTGGTGGAGGCCGCCTTGCCTGCGGGCAGCAAAGTGGCGGTCACAGGCATTGCCTCTCTGCGTGCCTTGTTGCAAAAGGACGAGTGA
- a CDS encoding rod shape-determining protein — protein sequence MLSKLTKFFSTDIAIDLGTANTLIYTKENGIVLDEPSVVVIKKDGKIYGKTSVLAIGNEAKAMLGRVPAGIEAIRPMKDGVIADFTVTEVMLKHFIKLAHPQMFFKPSPRIVICVPCGSTQVERRAIRESAVGAGASEVYLIEEPMAAAIGAGLPVTEPCGSMVVDIGGGTTEVGIVSLGGMVYKNSARIGGDKFDEAIVNYIRRNFGMLIGEQTAERIKKQIATAFPTGDVREMEITGRNLSQGIPQSFTISSTEILEALTDTLNNLVSTVKIALERTPPELSSDIAERGIMLTGGGALLRDLDRLISEETGLPVLIAEDPLTCVARGCGLALEQLHSVSGIFTAD from the coding sequence TTGCTTTCTAAATTGACGAAGTTTTTTTCGACCGACATTGCCATTGACTTAGGCACAGCCAATACGCTGATTTACACCAAAGAAAACGGCATCGTTTTGGATGAACCATCGGTGGTGGTGATTAAAAAAGACGGCAAGATCTATGGCAAAACCTCTGTGTTGGCCATTGGGAACGAAGCCAAAGCCATGTTGGGGCGTGTGCCGGCAGGCATTGAGGCGATTCGCCCCATGAAAGATGGCGTGATCGCCGACTTCACTGTGACCGAGGTGATGCTCAAGCATTTCATCAAGCTGGCGCATCCCCAGATGTTCTTCAAGCCCAGCCCACGAATTGTGATTTGCGTGCCCTGTGGCTCTACCCAAGTTGAGCGGCGCGCCATTCGTGAATCTGCTGTGGGCGCTGGAGCCTCTGAGGTCTATTTGATTGAAGAGCCCATGGCGGCCGCCATCGGCGCTGGTTTGCCTGTGACAGAGCCTTGCGGTTCCATGGTGGTGGACATTGGTGGTGGCACCACCGAGGTCGGCATTGTTTCTCTGGGCGGCATGGTTTACAAAAACAGCGCGCGCATCGGTGGTGACAAATTTGACGAAGCCATTGTCAATTACATCCGTCGCAATTTCGGCATGTTGATTGGCGAGCAAACGGCGGAGCGTATCAAGAAACAAATTGCCACTGCATTTCCGACGGGCGACGTGAGGGAAATGGAAATCACTGGGCGTAACTTGAGTCAAGGTATTCCGCAAAGCTTCACCATCAGCTCCACCGAAATCTTGGAGGCTTTGACCGACACGCTCAACAACTTGGTCTCCACGGTCAAGATTGCGCTGGAACGCACGCCGCCAGAGCTGAGCTCTGACATTGCTGAGCGCGGCATCATGCTCACGGGCGGTGGCGCTTTGTTGCGCGACTTGGACCGTTTGATTTCTGAAGAAACCGGTTTGCCGGTGTTGATCGCAGAAGATCCTTTGACCTGCGTGGCGCGTGGTTGCGGTTTGGCACTGGAGCAGTTGCACAGCGTCAGTGGCATCTTCACGGCAGATTGA
- a CDS encoding branched-chain amino acid ABC transporter substrate-binding protein codes for MHLSFKLTAVATLAALSSLALAQEQVVKIGHVAPVSGAIAHLGKDNEYGARLAIEELNAKGVNINGKKVKLELVAEDDAADPKQGTAAAQKLVDAKVSGVIGHLNSGTTIPASKIYSDAGIPQISPSSTNPKYTRQGYKTAFRVVADDVHLGGTLGRYAVNELKGKSIAVIDDRTAYGQGVAEEFEKAVKAAGGNLVGHEFTTDKATDFMPILTTLKGKKPDIIFFGGMDAVGGPMMKQMKSLGIKAKFMGGDGICTNEMIKLAGDAMADGQVVCAEAGGVDGALKKGMDDFSAKFKKRFNDDVKLYSPYVYDAVYVMVDAMQRAKSSEPAKYLPELAKTTGFKGVTGTISFDAKGDIKNGALTLYTFKAGKRDQIAVVR; via the coding sequence ATGCATCTCTCTTTCAAATTGACAGCCGTTGCAACTTTGGCTGCGCTCAGCAGTTTGGCTCTGGCGCAAGAGCAAGTGGTGAAGATTGGTCATGTGGCACCTGTCAGCGGTGCCATTGCTCACTTAGGCAAAGACAACGAATACGGTGCACGTTTGGCCATTGAAGAGCTCAATGCCAAAGGTGTCAACATCAACGGCAAAAAAGTGAAATTGGAATTGGTGGCCGAAGACGATGCCGCCGATCCCAAGCAAGGCACAGCCGCCGCGCAAAAGTTGGTGGACGCCAAAGTCAGTGGCGTGATTGGGCACTTGAATTCAGGCACAACCATTCCCGCCTCCAAGATTTACAGCGACGCCGGTATTCCCCAAATTTCTCCCTCGTCGACCAACCCCAAGTACACACGTCAAGGCTACAAAACAGCCTTCCGTGTGGTGGCGGATGACGTGCATTTGGGCGGCACCTTGGGTCGCTATGCCGTGAATGAGCTCAAAGGCAAATCGATTGCCGTGATCGACGACCGCACAGCCTACGGCCAAGGTGTGGCTGAAGAATTCGAAAAAGCGGTCAAGGCCGCTGGCGGCAATTTAGTCGGTCATGAGTTCACCACCGACAAAGCCACTGACTTCATGCCCATCTTGACCACCCTCAAAGGCAAGAAGCCAGACATCATCTTCTTTGGCGGTATGGACGCCGTGGGTGGCCCGATGATGAAGCAAATGAAGTCGCTGGGCATCAAAGCCAAGTTCATGGGCGGTGACGGTATTTGCACCAACGAGATGATCAAGCTTGCAGGTGACGCCATGGCTGACGGCCAAGTGGTGTGTGCGGAGGCGGGCGGTGTGGACGGTGCGTTGAAGAAGGGCATGGATGACTTCAGCGCCAAGTTCAAGAAGCGCTTCAACGACGACGTGAAGCTGTATTCGCCTTATGTGTATGACGCCGTGTATGTGATGGTCGATGCCATGCAACGCGCCAAGTCCAGCGAACCCGCCAAGTATTTGCCGGAGTTGGCCAAAACTACGGGTTTCAAAGGCGTGACGGGTACGATTTCGTTCGATGCCAAAGGCGATATCAAGAACGGCGCGCTCACGCTCTATACCTTCAAGGCGGGTAAGCGCGATCAAATCGCAGTCGTTCGTTAA
- a CDS encoding DNA polymerase III subunit chi, producing the protein MTEIAFHFNAPDKLAYACRLLRKAVASGARVVVTGAPASLQALDTLLWTFSPLEFVAHCRAGSPAEQLMASPVVLAAQIEGGPELPHHQVLLNLGGEVAAGYERFERTIEVVTLDDEDRQQARQRWKHYADRGYSITRHDLKLKDTSA; encoded by the coding sequence ATGACCGAAATCGCTTTTCACTTCAACGCGCCCGACAAACTGGCCTACGCCTGCCGCTTGCTGCGCAAGGCCGTGGCCAGCGGCGCGCGCGTGGTGGTGACGGGCGCACCCGCCTCGTTGCAAGCGCTTGACACCTTGTTGTGGACCTTCTCGCCTCTTGAGTTTGTGGCGCATTGCCGTGCTGGTAGCCCCGCTGAACAGCTGATGGCATCGCCCGTGGTGTTGGCTGCACAAATTGAAGGCGGGCCCGAGCTGCCGCACCATCAAGTGCTGCTGAATTTGGGCGGCGAGGTGGCAGCAGGTTACGAGCGCTTTGAGCGCACGATTGAAGTGGTCACCCTTGACGACGAAGACCGTCAGCAAGCGCGTCAGCGCTGGAAGCACTACGCGGATCGCGGGTATTCCATCACGCGCCATGATTTAAAGCTGAAGGACACTTCGGCCTGA